In the genome of Dermacentor variabilis isolate Ectoservices chromosome 5, ASM5094787v1, whole genome shotgun sequence, one region contains:
- the LOC142583437 gene encoding uncharacterized protein LOC142583437 isoform X1, whose amino-acid sequence MRPLPAHVGSFAWSCYASLDRVQSCRPCAASLSCGWRELSPRCASSVSISPFFMLAETTLKATWIHKKYATTSSFPEFLGKSSHAPTMWRARWQQQLWEQLKRRRKVHFIIGCM is encoded by the exons atgcggccactgccggctcacgtaggttcgttcgcgtggtcttgttacgcctcgctggatcgtgttcagtcatgccgtccttgcgcggcgtcattgtcg tgcggctggcgtgagctgtctccacgatgcgcttcgagcgtgtcgatttcgccgttctttatgttggcggaaacgaccttgaaagcaacatggatccacaagaaatatgcgacaacatcaag ctttccagagttccttggaaaatcctcccatgcacctaccatgtggcgtgcaagatggcagcagcagctgtgggaacagttgaagaggcgaagaaaggtccactttataataggttgtatgtaa
- the LOC142583437 gene encoding uncharacterized protein LOC142583437 isoform X2, translated as MRPLPAHVGSFAWSCYASLDRVQSCRPCAASLSCGWRELSPRCASSVSISPFFMLAETTLKATWIHKKYATTSRP; from the exons atgcggccactgccggctcacgtaggttcgttcgcgtggtcttgttacgcctcgctggatcgtgttcagtcatgccgtccttgcgcggcgtcattgtcg tgcggctggcgtgagctgtctccacgatgcgcttcgagcgtgtcgatttcgccgttctttatgttggcggaaacgaccttgaaagcaacatggatccacaagaaatatgcgacaacatcaag gccttga